The following coding sequences are from one Novosphingobium sp. KACC 22771 window:
- a CDS encoding DUF1013 domain-containing protein, translating to MTQPTPLMPHATASWLVDNTALTFEQIADFCGLHILEVQAMADDLTSAKYMGRDPLRAGELTAIEIERGQNDPNYRLKMFKAPVTVSRTKGPRYTPVSKRQDKPDGIAWILRNHPEVSDAQISKLIGTTRTTIAAIRDRSHWNIGNITAKDPVTLGLCSQRELDAMVAKAAKGRSAEDDEADVQRLGSDRDALIEELRAAREAQAKAASEAAQEAEAAAWLAAKRAAEAEGRE from the coding sequence GTGACCCAGCCCACCCCGCTGATGCCGCATGCAACGGCCTCGTGGCTTGTCGACAATACCGCGCTCACGTTTGAGCAGATCGCAGACTTCTGCGGACTGCACATTCTTGAAGTGCAGGCGATGGCCGACGATCTGACCAGCGCCAAGTATATGGGCCGCGATCCGCTGCGCGCGGGCGAATTGACCGCCATCGAAATCGAACGCGGCCAGAATGACCCCAATTATCGCCTGAAAATGTTCAAGGCGCCCGTCACCGTCAGCCGCACCAAGGGTCCGCGCTATACGCCCGTGTCCAAGCGTCAGGACAAGCCCGACGGCATCGCCTGGATCCTGCGCAACCATCCCGAAGTGTCGGATGCCCAGATCAGCAAGCTGATCGGCACCACGCGCACCACCATCGCTGCGATCCGTGATCGTTCGCACTGGAACATCGGCAACATCACCGCCAAGGATCCGGTAACGCTGGGCCTGTGCTCGCAGCGCGAACTGGACGCGATGGTGGCCAAGGCCGCCAAGGGCCGCAGCGCCGAGGATGACGAGGCCGACGTCCAGCGTCTGGGCAGTGACCGCGATGCGCTGATCGAAGAACTGCGCGCCGCCCGCGAGGCACAGGCCAAGGCCGCCAGCGAAGCAGCGCAGGAAGCCGAAGCCGCCGCATGGCTCGCCGCCAAGCGCGCCGCAGAGGCCGAAGGGCGCGAATAA
- a CDS encoding MmcB family DNA repair protein: MDNSPDSLIPDGMPADALAVARGISRLFARNDIWCMAEMPLRNGRRADLMGIDAKGQVIIVEIKVARADLIGDGKWTDYLDHCDRFFWGLASHLDRACMESEAFRPDQCGLIVADGYDAEILRPAPLMPLAAARRKVEVERLARAALRRQAVAMDPRIGQWGGA, encoded by the coding sequence ATGGATAATTCGCCTGATTCGCTGATTCCCGATGGCATGCCCGCCGACGCTCTGGCGGTTGCACGGGGGATTTCCCGCCTGTTTGCCCGCAACGATATCTGGTGCATGGCCGAAATGCCGCTGCGCAACGGGCGACGGGCCGACCTGATGGGGATCGACGCCAAGGGGCAGGTCATCATCGTCGAAATCAAGGTGGCGCGCGCCGACCTGATTGGCGACGGCAAATGGACCGACTATCTCGACCATTGCGACCGCTTCTTCTGGGGGCTGGCCAGCCATCTCGACCGCGCCTGCATGGAAAGCGAGGCCTTTCGCCCCGACCAGTGCGGGTTGATCGTGGCCGATGGCTATGATGCCGAAATCCTGCGCCCCGCGCCGTTGATGCCTTTGGCGGCGGCGCGGCGCAAGGTCGAGGTGGAGCGCTTGGCGCGGGCGGCCTTGCGGCGGCAGGCGGTGGCGATGGATCCGAGGATCGGGCAATGGGGTGGGGCTTGA
- a CDS encoding TonB-dependent receptor plug domain-containing protein, which produces MKTRAMTTRNGRKLALTASCALAALAAPALAAEGEPANREPDAGTIIVTGTRQVARSATQSLAPIDVLSVKDLQASGKQSVRDLLGTLVPSINVSNSGAGASFAVKTLSLRGLAGDHVLILVNGKRRHNTATMFINGTTQNGQSPADLDLIPSNAIARVEVLRDGASAQYGSDAIAGVVNVILKEDTSGTATMLGGTTKDGGGESGRISFDKGFKLGEASLHLSAESWLQARTIRSAPNPGQFYARVGQLYSATTGTLDPREATVNRNVNKAGQPASEGFNLGYDLNIPVGAVKLYSFGTFSHRNNDAWLTYRFPDAPNNIPEIYPDGYSPHLHISDHDYQVTAGIKSQPGGAINFDLSSSYGVSLVSLVETTALNASMGPNSPTTFYIGRTKSTEWTNNLDLQKDVNLGLYQPLSVAVGAEYRQSTYGIEAGEPASYIDGGYKSTSGANAGVLRTSGSQGVTGFAPSMAGSWKRRAWSAYVNLEQKILPGVEVALAGRHEDYSDFGKTDTGKVSARIEPTKGFALRGTASTGFRAPTLQQQHYSSASTINVSGVLLPVSALPVDSPAGIALGAKPLKPERSTNYSLGFVFNAIPRFNLTVDAYQIKLKDRILLSSTLQGAVVRSVLASAGITSSAGGFYFSNSTDTRTRGIDIVGTYRADLGEMGNANFSLSANFSETVFTRVDSVPAVLSSAGLVLIGRDRQGDFTVGTPRNKFIANVAWEKGPAAINLRATRYGSVTQVNASAAGPDARIDPKVIFDLDASYKLTSGIKIGVGANNMFNIYPNTLPASLQGNGFSLYNAYSPYGVSGGFYYARLSFGF; this is translated from the coding sequence ATGAAGACTCGCGCCATGACAACCCGCAACGGGCGCAAACTTGCCCTTACCGCATCCTGCGCGCTGGCCGCCTTGGCCGCTCCGGCGCTGGCCGCCGAGGGCGAGCCCGCCAACAGAGAACCGGATGCGGGCACGATCATCGTCACCGGCACGCGTCAGGTGGCCCGCAGCGCCACCCAAAGCCTCGCCCCCATCGACGTGCTTTCCGTCAAGGACCTGCAGGCCAGCGGCAAGCAGTCGGTGCGCGATCTGCTGGGCACGCTGGTCCCTTCGATCAACGTGTCGAACAGCGGCGCGGGCGCCAGCTTCGCGGTCAAGACGCTTTCGCTGCGCGGCCTTGCGGGCGATCACGTGCTGATCCTGGTCAACGGCAAGCGCCGCCACAACACCGCCACGATGTTCATCAACGGCACCACCCAGAACGGCCAGTCGCCCGCCGATCTTGACCTCATCCCCTCCAACGCCATCGCGCGGGTCGAGGTGCTGCGCGACGGCGCTTCGGCGCAATATGGCTCGGACGCGATTGCGGGCGTGGTCAATGTCATCCTGAAAGAAGACACTTCGGGCACGGCCACGATGCTGGGCGGCACGACCAAGGATGGCGGGGGCGAGAGCGGGCGCATCTCGTTCGACAAGGGCTTCAAGCTGGGCGAGGCCTCGCTCCACCTTTCGGCGGAAAGCTGGCTCCAGGCGCGCACGATCCGCTCGGCCCCCAATCCGGGGCAATTCTACGCCCGCGTGGGCCAGCTCTACAGCGCCACCACCGGCACGCTCGACCCGCGCGAGGCCACCGTCAACCGCAATGTCAACAAGGCGGGCCAACCGGCCAGCGAAGGCTTCAACCTTGGCTATGATCTCAACATCCCGGTCGGTGCGGTCAAGCTCTACAGCTTTGGCACCTTCAGCCACCGTAACAATGACGCATGGCTGACCTATCGTTTCCCCGATGCGCCCAACAATATTCCCGAGATCTATCCCGACGGCTATTCGCCCCATCTGCATATCAGCGACCATGACTATCAGGTGACGGCGGGCATCAAGAGCCAACCGGGCGGGGCGATCAATTTCGACCTTTCCTCCTCTTATGGGGTCAGCCTCGTCTCGCTGGTCGAAACCACCGCGCTCAACGCCTCGATGGGGCCGAACAGCCCGACCACCTTCTATATCGGGCGCACGAAAAGCACCGAATGGACCAACAATCTCGACCTGCAAAAAGACGTCAATCTGGGCCTGTACCAGCCGCTCTCGGTGGCCGTTGGCGCGGAATACCGGCAAAGCACCTATGGCATCGAGGCGGGCGAACCGGCGTCCTACATCGATGGCGGCTACAAATCGACCAGCGGGGCCAATGCGGGCGTGCTGCGCACCAGCGGCTCGCAGGGTGTGACCGGCTTTGCCCCCAGCATGGCGGGCAGTTGGAAGCGCCGGGCATGGAGCGCCTATGTCAACCTTGAGCAAAAGATCCTGCCCGGCGTCGAGGTCGCGCTGGCCGGTCGGCACGAGGATTATTCCGATTTTGGCAAGACCGACACCGGCAAGGTTTCGGCCCGCATCGAGCCGACCAAGGGCTTTGCCCTGCGCGGCACGGCCAGCACGGGTTTTCGCGCGCCCACGTTGCAGCAGCAGCATTATTCCTCGGCCAGCACGATCAATGTCAGCGGCGTGCTGCTGCCGGTTTCGGCGCTGCCGGTGGATTCGCCCGCGGGCATTGCGCTGGGGGCCAAACCGCTCAAGCCCGAGCGCTCGACCAACTATTCGCTGGGCTTTGTGTTCAACGCCATTCCCCGCTTCAACCTGACGGTGGACGCCTATCAGATCAAGCTGAAGGACCGCATCCTGCTTTCCTCCACGTTGCAGGGCGCGGTGGTGCGTTCCGTGCTGGCCTCGGCCGGGATCACCTCGTCGGCGGGCGGGTTCTATTTCTCGAACTCGACCGACACGCGCACCCGCGGCATTGATATCGTCGGCACCTATCGCGCCGATCTTGGCGAAATGGGCAATGCCAATTTCAGCCTTTCGGCCAATTTTTCCGAGACGGTGTTTACCCGCGTGGATTCGGTCCCGGCGGTGCTGTCCTCGGCGGGCCTCGTGCTAATCGGGCGCGATCGTCAGGGCGACTTTACCGTCGGCACCCCGCGCAACAAGTTCATCGCCAATGTGGCCTGGGAAAAAGGCCCCGCCGCGATCAACCTGCGCGCCACCCGGTATGGCAGCGTGACCCAAGTGAACGCCAGCGCTGCCGGGCCTGATGCACGGATCGACCCCAAGGTGATCTTCGACCTCGACGCCAGCTATAAATTGACCAGCGGCATCAAGATCGGCGTGGGCGCGAACAATATGTTCAACATCTATCCCAACACTTTGCCCGCCTCGCTGCAGGGCAACGGCTTTTCGCTCTACAACGCCTATTCGCCCTATGGGGTCAGCGGCGGCTTCTATTACGCCCGTCTCAGCTTCGGTTTCTGA
- a CDS encoding glutathione S-transferase family protein: MIWKASLHGQAFVLHEDPISANCYKIRLTAALLGLPLSRRAYDIRKGETRTPEFLARVNANGRIPVLEIAGAAGIRFLPESNAACWYLASGSRLIPTDRFAQADMLRWMFFEQYNHEPNVATLRFWLAYIGEENLSEAQKGQLAAKRSAGEAALGLMEEHLARHDWFVGDGVSLADIALFAYTHVAEEGRFVLDDFPAIKRWIARVAALPGFVPLN, encoded by the coding sequence ATGATCTGGAAAGCGTCGCTGCATGGGCAGGCTTTTGTCCTGCATGAAGATCCGATTTCGGCCAATTGCTACAAGATCCGGCTGACGGCGGCCCTGCTGGGCCTGCCTCTGTCGCGCCGGGCCTATGACATCCGCAAGGGCGAGACGCGGACGCCGGAATTTCTGGCGCGGGTCAATGCCAATGGGCGCATCCCGGTGCTGGAAATCGCCGGGGCCGCCGGCATCCGCTTTCTGCCCGAAAGCAACGCTGCCTGCTGGTATCTGGCCAGCGGCTCGCGGCTGATCCCGACCGATCGTTTTGCGCAGGCCGACATGCTGCGCTGGATGTTCTTTGAACAATATAACCATGAGCCGAATGTGGCCACGCTGCGTTTCTGGCTGGCCTATATCGGCGAGGAGAACCTGAGCGAGGCGCAAAAGGGACAATTGGCCGCCAAGCGCAGCGCGGGCGAGGCGGCGCTGGGCCTGATGGAGGAGCATCTGGCCCGCCATGACTGGTTCGTGGGCGATGGCGTCTCGCTGGCCGATATCGCGCTTTTTGCCTATACCCATGTGGCCGAGGAAGGCCGCTTCGTTCTGGATGATTTTCCCGCCATCAAGCGCTGGATCGCACGGGTTGCGGCGCTGCCGGGCTTTGTGCCGCTGAATTAG